The Musa acuminata AAA Group cultivar baxijiao chromosome BXJ1-3, Cavendish_Baxijiao_AAA, whole genome shotgun sequence genome window below encodes:
- the LOC135619053 gene encoding zinc finger protein CONSTANS-LIKE 13-like: MGQEGEATAPVVAVVVEEEEIGRGRGGGGERGGTGEESCDYCGAARALLWCRADAARLCLACDRHVHAANSVSSRHCRALLCDACRSEPSAIHCSSCRALLCANCDFDAHGRAGLLHDRRPVEGFSGCPSAGKLVSALGVGGDEKEVLEGEADDVGDYLVEDGSVWEAQPVLRFEDFIVPTTASHGFHAMGMPPLPKHRNSTCGKHKEEIIQQIRDLIKLESGTNDYHEVVAPIMESYGWVSEQNIQIDYLGPASNNSWNVGPASNNSWNVTTPHEDITLEGNQIDCREANTTIGLLNPPGEYPRTSSAVNLSSLNEAAEANACKSHGNDTNTDHVEFVPQDEMQHLPLKGIYKLARADRNSVILRYQEKRKTRKYNKLIRYESRKIRADSRLRIKGRFAKTNPSQ, encoded by the exons ATGGGCCAAGAGGGAGAAGCAACAGCACCAGTGGTAGCTGtagtagtagaagaagaagaaatagggcgaggaagaggaggaggaggagaaaggggcGGGACTGGAGAAGAAAGCTGTGATTATTGCGGGGCGGCGAGGGCCCTGCTGTGGTGCCGGGCCGACGCGGCGCGGCTCTGCCTCGCCTGCGACCGCCACGTGCACGCAGCCAACTCCGTGTCGTCCCGCCACTGCCGCGCGCTCCTCTGCGACGCCTGCCGCTCGGAGCCCTCCGCCATCCACTGCTCCTCATGCCGGGCTCTCCTCTGCGCCAACTGCGACTTCGACGCCCACGGGCGTGCCGGGCTGCTGCACGACCGCCGACCCGTCGAGGGCTTCTCTGGGTGTCCCTCGGCGGGGAAGCTCGTGTCGGCTCTCGGGGTTGGCGGGGACGAGAAGGAGGTGTTGGAAGGGGAGGCGGATGACGTCGGTGACTACCTGGTGGAGGACGGGAGTGTGTGGGAGGCGCAGCCGGTGCTTAGGTTCGAGGATTTTATAGTGCCTACCACTGCTAGTCATGGGTTTCATGCTATGGGGATGCCTCCCTTGCCAAAG CATCGAAATTCAACTTGTGGGAAACATAAAGAAGAGATAATTCAGCAAATTCGTGATCTTATAAAGCTTGAAAGTGGTACAAATGATTATCATGAAGTTGTTGCACCAATAATGGAATCCTATGGTTGGGTTTCAGAACAAAATATTCAAATTGATTATCTGGGCCCCGCTTCAAATAATTCGTGGAATGTCGGCCCGGCTTCAAATAATTCGTGGAATGTCACAACTCCTCATGAG GATATTACACTTGAAGGTAACCAGATTGATTGTCGTGAAGCTAACACTACAATTGGCTTGTTAAATCCTCCTGGAGAATATCCCAGAACCTCTTCTGCCGTAAACTTGTCATCACTGAATGAGGCTGCTGAAGCGAATGCATGTAAAAGTCATGGCAATGATACAAACACAGACCATGTGGAGTTTGTTCCTCAAGATGAGATGCAACATTTGCCTCTCAAAGGCATTTATAAATTAGCTCGTGCAGACCGCAACTCTGTAATTTTGCGCTATCAGGAGAAGAGAAAGACACGAAA ATACAACAAGCTCATAAGGTATGAATCACGAAAGATTCGAGCTGACAGCAGGCTAAGAATCAAGGGTCGTTTTGCCAAGACGAATCCTAGTCAGTAA
- the LOC135619045 gene encoding uncharacterized protein LOC135619045 — protein MSKKMATTATPVDGSGGGRQLRSHRNPLPRSPRFRSQTSHETVVLALPTSLRSSKKTKQQKKRPKTAPSEKEHTPTCGRNRRLPSASPDAAPQSRRRSPRFAASAAKCESDMGSSGGGGKEIVPASRNVRPSKPVGAPQIPRRSPRLASIAAVHAKQDGVLDLGGGGNPVEGAEKEGGGNKRTKVEVRAEEGKEVVVGASEHCCGPEEWTEEQEMALRKAYLSARPSPHFWKKVSKMVPGKSAQECFNRIHTEIATPPQHQPRSRAIKSNWSPIGNVTFSDKSVDNMKLKVKRARSGKQKSLVAQKTVRHLLRQHCLADQTKEADYFSVLETSPSALALDLPEITSPGTPDRMFTNAGFLLKCSENSTSAAHKRLLSRFKTSNADPSPEVLKQIKNVALHEKYIDHLHCREARRRAHTRTANSVAAGMYNKTGNDPEPGVLKAARAALIAEANEAITHYQFVQSNFVDHEDDGATSDNLDGNSDNDVV, from the exons ATGTCCAAGAAAATGGCGACCACTGCAACCCCCGTCGACGGCAGTGGCGGCGGCCGTCAACTCCGGTCTCATCGAAACCCTCTTCCCAGATCGCCTCGATTCCGATCCCAGAcgagtcacgaaaccgtcgttctCGCTCTACCCACTTCCCTGCGCAGCAGCAAGAAGACGAAGCAGCAAAAGAAGCGGCCCAAGACCGCGCCCTCGGAGAAAGAACATACGCCGACCTGCGGCAGGAATAGGCGGTTGCCTTCGGCCTCACCGGACGCAGCGCCTCAGAGCCGGAGAAGGTCGCCCAGATTTGCCGCCAGCGCGGCGAAGTGCGAGAGTGACATGGGGTCAAGTGGAGGAGGAGGGAAAGAGATTGTTCCTGCTTCGAGGAACGTGCGGCCTTCGAAGCCAGTCGGAGCGCCTCAGATTCCGAGGAGATCCCCGAGGTTAGCCTCTATTGCGGCTGTTCACGCGAAGCAAGACGGGGTTCTTGATTTGGGCGGAGGAGGGAACCCGGTGGAGGGTGCGGAGAAGGAAGGTGGGGGAAACAAGAGGACGAAAGTAGAAGTGAGGGCGGAAGAGGGGAAGGAGGTAGTGGTAGGAGCATCAGAGCATTGTTGTGGCCCCGAGGAATGGACGGAAGAGCAAGAGATGGCATTGCGGAAGGCTTACTTGTCGGCTAGGCCGTCGCCACATTTCTGGAAGAAGGTCTCCAAGATG GTACCAGGAAAATCTGCTCAAGAATGCTTCAACAGAATCCACACGGAGATTGCAACTCCACCCCAGCATCAACCTCGTTCAAGAGCAATCAAAAGCAATTGGTCTCCAATAGGAAACGTTACCTTTTCAGACAAATCTGTGGACAATATGAAGCTGAAGGTCAAAAGGGCAAGGAGCGGCAAACAAAAGAGTCTTGTTGCACAGAAGACAGTGAGGCACTTGCTAAGGCAGCACTGCTTGGCGGATCAAACCAAGGAAGCAGATTATTTCTCGGTTCTCGAAACTTCACCAAGTGCATTAGCATTAGATTTGCCCGAGATCACATCCCCTGGAACACCTGATCGTATGTTTACCAATGCTGGTTTCCTCTTGAAGTGCAGTGAGAACTCTACATCAGCTGCTCATAAGAGGCTCTTGTCACGGTTCAAGACCAGTAATGCAGATCCAAGTCCTGAGGTTCTGAAGCAGATTAAAAACGTGGCCTTGCACGAGAAGTACATCGACCATCTACATTGCAGAGAAGCAAGAAGAAGAGCACATACTAGGACAGCAAACTCTGTTGCTGCTGGTATGTACAACAAGACCGGTAACGATCCAGAACCTGGAGTTCTGAAAGCCGCAAGAGCTGCTTTGATCGCTGAAGCGAACGAAGCTATCACTCATTACCAATTCGTGCAATCAAACTTCGTAGATCATGAGGACGATGGTGCTACATCTGATAACCTTGATGGTAATTCTGATAATGATGTTGTATGA
- the LOC103977709 gene encoding 3beta,22alpha-dihydroxysteroid 3-dehydrogenase, with protein sequence MDSGRWSLQLFDVMLVVIAGIVFWELGRRRRRTRAAAGRLPPGSVGLPVVGETLRLIAAYKTEDPEPFIDERVRRHGRLFTTHVFGERTVFSADPEFNRMVLGAEGRAVECSYPSSISTLLGAHSLLLMRGARHKRMHSLTLTRLASPAAIRDAALLPDIDRLVRRTLDSWSSSPSSSPPSRVLLLDQAKKITFELTVKQLVSFDPGEWTESLRREYLLLIEGFFSIPFPSFLSFTTYGRALKARKKVEAALKEVIRKRKQEKAAAGATMTTAAGGDKQRKDMLEELMDGGDEEEGMTEEETVDFLLALLVAGYETTSTIMTLAVKFLTDLPHALALLREEQEGIRAKKGDDEEQPLSWSDYKSMPFTQCVINETLRVANIISGVFRRAMTDIHFKGYKIPKGCKVFISFRAVHLDPEYFEDARTFNPWRWQNNEVAQLQQTGGAGVYTPFGGGSRLCPGYELARVVISVFLHYLVTGFSWEEAERDRLVFFPTTRTLKGYPINVRRREKERRG encoded by the exons ATGGATTCCGGCAGGTGGTCTCTTCAGCTGTTCGATGTGATGCTCGTTGTAATTGCAGGTATAgttttttgggaattggggaggaggaggaggaggacgcggGCGGCAGCGGGGCGGCTGCCACCGGGGAGCGTGGGGCTGCCGGTGGTGGGGGAGACGCTGCGGCTGATCGCGGCGTACAAGACGGAGGACCCGGAGCCGTTCATCGACGAGCGGGTGCGGCGGCACGGGCGGCTGTTCACGACGCACGTCTTCGGGGAGCGCACGGTGTTCTCGGCGGACCCGGAGTTCAACCGGATGGTGCTGGGGGCGGAGGGCCGCGCTGTGGAGTGCAGCTACCCGTCGTCTATCTCCACGCTGCTGGGCGCCCACTCCCTCCTCCTCATGCGCGGCGCCCGTCACAAGCGCATGCACTCCCTCACCCTCACCCGCCTCGCGTCCCCCGCCGCCATCCGCGACGCCGCCCTCCTCCCGGACATCGACCGCCTCGTCCGCCGCACCCTCGACTCCTggtcctcctctccctcctcctccccccccTCTCGCGTCCTCCTCCTCGACCAGGCCAAAAAGATCACCTTCGAGCTCACCGTCAAGCAGCTGGTGAGCTTCGACCCGGGCGAGTGGACCGAGTCCCTCCGCCGCGAGTACCTCCTCCTCATCGAGGGCTTCTTCTCCATCCCCTTCCCTTCCTTCCTTTCTTTCACCACCTACGGCCGCGCCCTCAAG GCGAGGAAGAAGGTGGAGGCGGCTCTGAAGGAAGTGATTAGGAAGAGGAAACAGGAGAAAGCGGCGGCAGGGGCGACGATGACGACGGCGGCTGGAGGCGACAAGCAGAGGAAGGACATGCTGGAGGAACTGATGGACGGTGGCGATGAGGAGGAGGGAATGACAGAAGAAGAGACGGTCGACTTCCTGCTGGCGCTGCTGGTGGCCGGCTACGAGACCACCTCCACCATCATGACTCTAGCCGTAAAGTTCCTCACCGACCTCCCCCACGCCCTCGCCCTCCTCCGG GAGGAGCAGGAAGGGATCAGGGCAAAGAAGGGAGACGACGAGGAGCAGCCCTTGTCCTGGAGCGACTACAAGTCTATGCCCTTCACTCAATGC GTGATCAACGAGACGCTTCGAGTGGCCAACATCATCAGTGGCGTGTTCAGACGCGCCATGACAGACATCCATTTCAAAG GGTACAAGATTCCCAAGGggtgcaaagttttcatctcttttCGTGCCGTCCATCTTGATCCTGAATACTTCGAGGATGCCCGGACCTTCAATCCCTGGAGATGGCAG AACAACGAGGTGGCGCAGCTGCAGCAGACCGGCGGTGCTGGCGTCTACACACCGTTCGGCGGCGGCTCTCGGCTGTGCCCCGGTTACGAACTAGCGCGGGTCGTCATCTCTGTCTTCCTCCATTACCTCGTCACTGGCTTCAG TTGGGAGGAAGCAGAGAGAGATCGGCTGGTGTTCTTCCCGACCACGAGGACGCTCAAGGGCTATCCCATCAATGTCCGGCGCCGCGAGAAGGAACGACGAGGATGA